The genomic interval ATCCCCGTACTCCAGATCTCCCTGCCGACCCTCGACCCGCAGAAGCTGATGGACGTCGGGCGCAAACTCGCCCCCCTGCGGGACGAGGGCGTGCTCATCGTCGGCAGCGGCTTCTTCACCCACAACCTGGCCGCTCTGCGCCACCCGGGCGGCGGCGTTCCCGGGTGGTCGGCGGAGTTCGACGACTGGGGCGACCGCGCACTGCGGGCCCAGGACATCGACGCGCTGATCGACTTCGAGCACACCTCCCCGGCCGGCAAGCTGGCCCACCCGCGCACCGAGCACTTCGCGCCGCTGTTCGTGACGCTGGGCGCGGCCGAGGGCGAGCTGGACCGGGGGCGCAGCGTCATCGACGGCTTCTGGATGGGGCTGGCGAAGCGCTCGGTGCAGTTCGGCTGAGACCGGCGGGTCAGGGACCGGTGGGTCAGAAGACCGGCGGGTCAGAGACCGGCGGGTCAGAAGACCGGCGGGTTCAGCTCGATCGCGCGCCGGGCGGCGGAGAACGCGAGCGCGTCGCCCACGTCCAGTGCCGTGTCGGTGAACTTGATGGTGGGGTCGTCGCCGTGCGCGGCCGCCCGGGCGAACAGCTCCCCGGCCTCCTGTTCCCGCCCCGGGCCGGAGCCCGGTTCCCGCCCCGGTCAGTCCGGGAGCCCGGTCAGTTGCGCGAACCGGTCCCGGATGTCACCGCTCCGGTCCGGCACCAGCGGGGACCCGGTCCAGTGCCGCCGCAGCGCTCGGGGCCGGGCCGAGCGGCTTCAGTGCGGGCAGGGGCTGGTGCCGGGCGGCCCAGTAGCCGAGGGCATGGGCCAGCTGCCGGACGCGCGGGGCGCTCGCCTCGCCCGCCAGCAGGGGGGTCCGTACGGACTAGGCACGCGCGGGCGGGAGCGGATCGGGCTGCGGTCCCGGTCGGTCTCGGACCGGGGTTCCGGTACTCCGGGCCTCGGTTACCTGCCGGATCCGCCGGCGGACGTACGCCCCGGGGCCCGGGCCCTCCCGGTCCGGCGCGTCGCGGACACCCCGAGCCCCTGAGCAACCCGAACGCCGCCCGAGCCGTCCTTCGGGGTGGGAGCACGGCTTCCCGGGCGCCGGGCGGCGGCCGGGCGAGGGGATCTGGGGCGTGCGTGTGAGTGCGGTCTCATGGATGAGCCGATTCCGGGTACCCGGCTGGAGAGCCGCACAGGGGCCGTTTCTCCCCGCCACCGGCTCTGACCTGCGCGTCCGGCGGAATCCGGAAACGGAATCCAGCGGTCGGCGCCGGACAGGGTACTGCATGAGCGCGAAAGTGAATGTGCGGCATGGGAATTCTGTCCGGATTCCAGTCGTTGTTTCCATCGGATGCAGGGCACCTCGAAAGGGTGTCGCGACCTACTCAGCAAGGGAGCACGCATGGCAACCCGTGCCGTCGCCCGTCGTACGTCCACCACCTCCGGTGGATCCGGCCGGGCAGGCAGTGTTCGCGCCGTGGGCGGGGAAATCGCCGATCGCGACCTGGTCGGCATGTACCTGGACGAGATCGCCCGCACACCGCTGCTCGACGCCGCCAAGGAAGTCGACCTCTCCCAGACCATCGAGGCGGGCGTCTTCGCCCAGCAGATCCTCGACGGCGGGGTGGAGAGCGCCGCCGGTGACGCGAAGCGTGAGGAGCTGGAGGCGCTGGTCGCCGAGGGCGAGCGCGCCAAGGACATATTCATCCGTTCCAACCTCCGGCTCGTCGTCGCCGTGGCCCGCCGCTACCCGCGCGCGGGGCTCCCTCTGCTCGACCTGATCCAGGAGGGCAACGCGGGCCTGGTGCGCGCGGTCGAGAAGTTCGACTACGCCAAGGGCTTCAAGTTCTCCACGTACGCCACCTGGTGGATCCGGCAGGCCATCACCCGGTCCATCGCCGACCAGTCCCGCACGATCCGGCTCCCCGTCCACCTGGTGGAGGAGCTCGGCCGGATCCGCCGGGTCCAGCGCGAGTTCAACCGCGAGCACGGGCGCGACCCGGAGCACGCGGAGATCGCCGCCGAGCTCGACTCCAACACCGAGCGCGTCGGAAACGTCCTGGACTGGGCCCGCGACCCGGTCAGCCTCAACATGTCCGTGGACGACAACGGCGACACCCAGTTCGGCGACCTGCTGGAGGACACCTCCGCCGTCTCGCCCGAGCAGTCGGTGATGACCCTGCTCCGCAGCGAGGAGCTGGAAGACCTGATCGGCAAGCTCGACAACCGGACCGCCTCGATCATCAAGATGCGGTACGGCATCGAGGACGGCCGGGAGCGGACGCTGACCGAAGTGGGCAAGCAGCACGGCCTCACGCGGGAGCGGATCCGCCAGATAGAGAAGCACGCACTGCTCGAATTGAAGCGAATGGCTCACGACACGGGCTTTGACGCTGCGGCGTGAGCCAATAACCCGTAATCTCCCTATCAAGCCGGTTCGCACCGGCCGACCGACCGGGTCATTCCGGTCACCCGACCGGTTTTCACCGGTCCCTGAGCTGAGCCCCGGCGCCCACCCCCCCCCGGCGTCGGGGCTCATCCCTGTTCCGGATCGGCGGCCGGACGATCAGCCGGGCGCCGGCCCCGGGCGGCGCGGGTCAGCCGGGTGCCGAGGCCCTCCAGGTACTCCACCAGCTGCGGCGGCCCCTGCGCGGAGAACTCGCAGTCCACCAGCGCCAGCCGCAGCGCCACCCATTCCAGGGAATCCGTGCACGAGGTCCGCAGCCGGCAACCACCCTCCCCGTCCGGCTCCGGCGCCCCCAGATGCGCGGGCAGCCGCGCCGCCACGAACTCCGCCGGCGCCCCGAACCACACATCGAGGCGCAGCTCCGGCTTCATCCGCCGCATCGACCGGGACAGGTACTTCGCCGCGTCCCCGCTCTCCGCGTCGCTCCGCGCCTCGCCGCCCGCACCGCTCCCGTCGCTCCCCGCGTCCTCGACGGGCAGCGGCCTCGGTGCGAACCGCGCCCCCGTCGCGTACGGCTCGCCGACCCGGTCCACCCGGAACGTACGCCAGTCCTCCCGGCCGAGGTCGTACGCCACCAGGTACCAGCGCTGCCCGGTGCTCACCAGCCGGTACGGCTCGACCTGCCGTTGCGTCCGGGTGCCGTCGCCGCTGCGGTACGCGAACCTCACCCGCTCCCGCCCGGTGGCCGCCGAGGCCAGCGTCGTCAGGGTCCGCGGGTCGATGGTGGCGCCGTCGCCCCGGGTCAGCGGCACCGTGGCGTTCTGGAGCGCGGAGACCCGGTGCCGCAGCCGGGAGGGAAGCACCTGTTCCAGCTTGGCCAGCGCCCGTACGGAGGCCTCGTCGACGCCCTCGATCGCGTGGCCCGCCCCGGCCCGCAGCCCCACTGCGATGGCCACCGCCTCCTCGTCGTCCAGCAGGAGGGGCGGCATGGCGGCGCCCGCCACCAGGCGATAGCCGCCGACGGATCCGCGTGAGGCTTCGACCGGGTAGCCCAGGTCGCGCAGCCGGTCGACGTCGCGGCGGATCGTGCGCGGACTGACAGCGAGCCGCTCGGCCAACTCGCCGCCGGGCCACTCACGGGGAGTCTGGAGGAGCGACAGCAGTTTCAGCAGTCGTGCTGGAGTGTCGGTCATGGCTTCAGGATGGCGGCCCATCAGGTCATGTTCTGACCTAATGGGTGCCTAGGTTCTTCGCATGCCTTCTTCCGCACCCCCGGCGCCCACGGCGTCGTACCTCGCTCCGCCCACGCCGCCCGCACCGGTAAAGACACCGGTGGCACCCACGCCCGCCCCGGCCGACCGGCGGCGCTGGTTCGCCCTGGCCATCGTGATGACCGCCGCCTTCATGGACCTGGTCGACGTCACGATCGTCAACATCGCGATTCCCAGCATCCAGCGCGAGACCGGGGCTTCGGTCTCCGCGATCCAGTGGATCACCGCCGGTTACGCCCTCGCGTTCGCGGCCGGACTGATCACGGGCGGCCGCCTCGGCGACATCTACGGGCGCAAGAGGCTCTTCCTCATCGGCATCGGCGGATTCACGCTCGCCTCCGCCCTGTGCGGCTTCGCGGGCAGCCCCGAGATACTGGTCGCGGCCCGGATCCTCCAGGGCGCGACGGCGGCCCTGATGGTGCCCCAGGTCCTCTCGATCGTGCACGCCACCTTCCCGGCCCACGAGCGTGGCAAGGTCTTCGGCCTCTTCGGCGCGGTCGTCGGACTCGGAGCGGTCTCCGGGCCGCTGCTGGGCGCCCTGCTCACCGAGTTCGACCTCTTCGGGCTCGGCTGGCGGCCGATCTTCCTGATCAACCTGCCCGTCGGGATCGCCGGAATGGTCCTCGGCGCGAAGTTCATCACCGAGTCGAAGGCCCCCAGGGCGGTCCGTCTCGACCTGCCCGGCGTCGCCCTGATCACCCTGGCGATGCTGATGCTCATCTACCCGCTCACCCGGGGACACGAGCTGGGCTGGCCGCTCTGGGGCCATCTGTCGATGGTGGGCAGCCTGTTCGTCTTCGGGGTGCTGGTCGCCTACCAGCGTCAGAAGGCGTTGAGCGACGGCTCGCCGCTGATCGAACTGTCCCTGTTCCGGGTCAAGAGCTTCGCCGCCGGCATCGCCGTGCAGCTGACCTTCGGCGTCGGCCTCGGCATCTTCTTCCTGGTCTGGACGATGTACATGCAGCTGGGTCTCGGTTGGAGTGTGCTGCGCGCCGGCACGACAGGCATCCCGTTCTCCGTCGCCGTCTCGGTGGCCGCCGGGATCTCGGTGCAGAAGCTGGTGCCCCGCTTCGGCCGCAAGGTCCTCCAGGCCGGTGCGCTCCTCATGATCGCCGGACTGCTGATCTACCTCTGGGAGAGCGAGCGGTACGGGCAGGGCATCACGTCCTTGCAGATGGCGGTCCCGCTGGTGGTCATGGGTGTGGGGATGGGGCTGATCGTGGCTCCGCTGACCGACGCCGTGCTCTCCGAAGTGCCCAAGGAGCACGCCGGTTCGGCGTCAGGGCTGATCAACACCGTGCAGCAGATGGGGACGGCGCTCGGTCTCGGCCTGGTGTCCGTCGTCTTCTTCGGGGCGATCGGCGACCGACTGGCCCCCGACGAGGTCGGCCCGGCGTTCGTCGACGCGTTCCAGCAGTCGCTGTGGTGGGTGACCGGGGTGCTCTCGGTGATCTTCCTGGTGATGTTCGCGCTGCCCGCCCGGCCGCGCGCCCACGTCGAGGACGAGGCCCACGAGGAGGGCGGCGCGCATGCGGAGGGTGGCGCGAACGTGGGGGGTGGCGCGAACGTGGGGGGTGGCGCGAACGTGGGGGGCGGCGCGAACGTGGGGGGCGGAGCGCGCTGATCCGTGTGGGCGGCGTGACCCGGCACAGCTGTGACCGACCCCCAGTGACCGGCCTCGGCGGCGAACCCGCCTCGGCCGGTCACGGCGGTTCGGCTCAGCAGATCCGGGTGCGGCTCTCCATCGCCGCACGGGCGGTCTGCTCGTTCTCGTACACCTCGCACATGTGGCGGCCGTCGGGTGTCGCCGTGTGCTCGACCTCCCACAGGCTCGTCTCGCTGCCGTCCAGCAGCAGGAACGCGTGCTCGTAGAGCGTGAAACCGGCCGGGCGGCCGTCGACGCGGCACTGCCGCCCGAAGATCTGGGTGATGTGGTGGGCGAATGCCGACCGGAGCAGCCGTGTCTTCCGCTCACCCGGCCGGTCGGCGTTCTCCGCGCGGCGCAACACCCGGCGGGCGTGGTCCGCGGAATTGTCGGGGGCGTACGTCCGGGGGAGCGGGGCCGGCGGGGCGGACATCAGGACCGTCAGCATCTCCAGATCGCCCTGGCCCTCCTGCACCCCCTCGTCGCCGAAGGCCGGGGAGTCGGAGAAGCTTCCCGCGAGCCGGGACGCGGCGATGCGGGCGTCGCCCTCGTCGTCGTACAGCTCGTGCCGGCGCGGTATCCGCACGTCCCGGCCTCCGCTGTGCACCAGCTCCCACAGAGTGAGGGCGGAGCCGTCGGCGAGGAGATACGTGTGACGGTAGGTCTCGCGGTGCAGCACGGAACTGTGGTGCGACGAGTGCAGCGAACTGCTGTGGGCGAGCGCGGTGCCGAGGCGGTCGACCGTGCTGTCGGGAAGGTCGAAGGAGTTGAGGGCGCATCGCAGGAGTCGGTCGAGGTGGTGCTCGGTTGTCTCGTACGGATCGCTCAAGGTGGTGTCTCCAGGCCGTCGCCGCGTGTTACTTGGTGCGTGCTTAACGTAGTCCCTGCGTCCGACATCGTGACCGGGGTTCGTAAAAACGTAGGGCGCACGCAGAAAGTTCCCTCCGTGTTCCCGGTGCATTTCGGGCGCTTGGGGTGAACTCCCTTACGCGGAGGATGAGTCGGCCGCCCGCACGCCCCTCGCTCACGCCGCGCGCCCCCAGCGCTCCGCCGATCGGATCGGCCGCCGACCGCCGTAGAACTCGGTGACGCCGAGCGCCGGCGGCTCCGTCGGGCCGACCGCCGTACAGCTCCGTGGCGCCGACCGCCGTACAGCTCAGTGGGGCCGACCGCCGTGCGAGTGCGTGGCACCGACCGCCGTGCGCGTGCGTGCCGCTAGCCGCCGTACAGCTCCGTGTACGAGAGGAGCCTGCCGCCCGGCCCCTCGGTGCTCCGGGCCGCGCGCACGGCCTTGACGATGGCCCGCGCCAGGACGTCGGCGCCCGCCGCCAGGATCTCGTTGACGGCGGCCGGGCCCTCCTGTGGCACCCGCACCCGCCCGGTGGCCAGCGTGAACACGGTGTCCCCGTCGGTCAGCAGATGGACCGGGCGCACCGCGCGGGCCAGCCCGTCGTGTGCGGTGCCCGCCAGCTTCTGGGCCTGCGCCCGGGTCAGGTCCGCGTCCGTGGCGACGACCGCGATCGTCGTGTTGAACGGCGGGGCCCCGCCTCCGGCCGCCTCCGTCGCCTCCCGCTCCCGCGCGAGACGCCGCCCCGCCGCAGCGTGGACCTCGGCCGAAGGGTGGGCCGGCGGCTCCCCGGCCCCGTACTCCCCGAACAGCACCCCGGTCCGGGGGTCGACCACCGAGCCCGCCGCGTTCACCGCGACCAGGGCGGCCACCGTGACCCCGGAGGCGAGGCGGGTGCTCGCCGTGCCGACACCGCCCTTGAGCTGCCCGGCCACCGCGCCGGTGCCCGCGCCCACGCCGCCCTGGGCCACGGGTGCCCCGACCCCGGTGGCAGCCGCGGCCTCCACGGCGGCGCGGCCGGTCGACGCGTCGGGGCGGGCCCGCCAGTCGCCGCCCCGGCCGAGGTCGAACAGGGCGGCGGCCGGAACGACCGGTACCACCTGGGTGGGTCCGGTGCCGACCCGGACGCCCCGGCCCTGCTCCTCCAGCCAGGCCACCACGCCGGACGCGGCGTCGAGCCCGTACGCGCTGCCGCCCGTGAGGACGACGGCGTCGACCCGCTGCACCAGATTGCGCGGGTCCAGCGCGTCCGTCTCCCGGGTGCCCGGCCCGCCGCCCCGTACGTCCACGGCGGCCACGGCCCCGCCCTCGGGTGCCAGGACGACGGTCGTTCCGCTCAGCGCGCCCGCACCGGTGACCTCGGCATGGCCGACGCGGATTCCGGCAACATCGGTCAGCGCGTCCAGCGGAATCGAGTGCTCGGCGGCCCCGGCCCCGGGGCCCTCGGCGTCGTCCTCGGGGTTCACGGGGATCATCGTGCGGCTCCTCCGGTCGGGATCGGGGCCCGCGGGAGTGCGAGCCGATGTGCTGCGAACGTACCGGGGAGCGGGGCGCGGTGAGCCCGAAGCGCCCCGCCCGGGCAAGGCGCCTTGCGACTGTCCGGGCGACCCTCTCACCCTCTCACCCACCAAAACGGGTTCAATCGACCCAAATAGTCCTACGGTGGCCGGGTGACCGAGCCCTCAGAAGCCACCGCAGCAGCCGAGCCCGACGTCTCAGGCCCCTCGGCCACGTCTTCCTCCGCTACCGGCCCCCGGTCCGTCACCACCCGGGCGACGCTCGTCGGCGTGGTTGTCTCCGCCCTGCTGATCCTCGCGATCGTGCTGGGCAGCCGTATGCTCCGCAACTTCGACTCGGCCCTCCTCCCTTATGCCGTGGCCACGGTCTTCCTCGCTTTCGGCGTCGCCTACCGGTACACCGTCTGGATCTCCGCCCCCGGTGCCCGGCGCCTCTTCAAACAGGGCTGGCGCAGCCTCTTCTCCCTGGACAACTTCCGCGGGGCCCCTACCGCCCTGCCGAAGATGATCGCCACCTATCTGGGCTTCCAGAAATTCCTCGGCGCCCGCTCCCACGCCCGCTGGGCCGCCCACCAGCTGATCTTCTGGGGCTGCATCCTCGCCGCCCTGATCACCTTCCCGCTCACCTGGGGCTGGTTCACCTTCACTTCCGGCAGCGGGTCGGGACCCGGCTACGAGATGCGGATCTGGGGCTTCAAGATCCTCGGATTCGACTCGCTCAACGTCCTCGGCTGGCTGATGTTCCACGGCCTGGACATCGCCGCCGTCCTCGTCATCCCCGGCGCCTCGTACTTCCTGTGGCGCCGTATGAAGGACCGTGGCGCCGCCACCGGCCAGCGCTTCGCCTACGACCTGGTGCCGCTGATCGCGCTCATCGTC from Streptomyces sp. CA-278952 carries:
- a CDS encoding dioxygenase family protein; the encoded protein is MTATAERMPALYLSHGAPPLADDPVWPGELAAWSAGLPRPRAILMVSAHWEEAPLALGATETLPLVYDFWGFPEHYYGVRYGAPGAPGLADSVRKLLRGAGTPVQDIPDRGLDHGAYVPLVEMFPDADIPVLQISLPTLDPQKLMDVGRKLAPLRDEGVLIVGSGFFTHNLAALRHPGGGVPGWSAEFDDWGDRALRAQDIDALIDFEHTSPAGKLAHPRTEHFAPLFVTLGAAEGELDRGRSVIDGFWMGLAKRSVQFG
- a CDS encoding sigma-70 family RNA polymerase sigma factor; translated protein: MATRAVARRTSTTSGGSGRAGSVRAVGGEIADRDLVGMYLDEIARTPLLDAAKEVDLSQTIEAGVFAQQILDGGVESAAGDAKREELEALVAEGERAKDIFIRSNLRLVVAVARRYPRAGLPLLDLIQEGNAGLVRAVEKFDYAKGFKFSTYATWWIRQAITRSIADQSRTIRLPVHLVEELGRIRRVQREFNREHGRDPEHAEIAAELDSNTERVGNVLDWARDPVSLNMSVDDNGDTQFGDLLEDTSAVSPEQSVMTLLRSEELEDLIGKLDNRTASIIKMRYGIEDGRERTLTEVGKQHGLTRERIRQIEKHALLELKRMAHDTGFDAAA
- a CDS encoding helix-turn-helix transcriptional regulator; amino-acid sequence: MTDTPARLLKLLSLLQTPREWPGGELAERLAVSPRTIRRDVDRLRDLGYPVEASRGSVGGYRLVAGAAMPPLLLDDEEAVAIAVGLRAGAGHAIEGVDEASVRALAKLEQVLPSRLRHRVSALQNATVPLTRGDGATIDPRTLTTLASAATGRERVRFAYRSGDGTRTQRQVEPYRLVSTGQRWYLVAYDLGREDWRTFRVDRVGEPYATGARFAPRPLPVEDAGSDGSGAGGEARSDAESGDAAKYLSRSMRRMKPELRLDVWFGAPAEFVAARLPAHLGAPEPDGEGGCRLRTSCTDSLEWVALRLALVDCEFSAQGPPQLVEYLEGLGTRLTRAARGRRPADRPAADPEQG
- a CDS encoding MFS transporter, translating into MTAAFMDLVDVTIVNIAIPSIQRETGASVSAIQWITAGYALAFAAGLITGGRLGDIYGRKRLFLIGIGGFTLASALCGFAGSPEILVAARILQGATAALMVPQVLSIVHATFPAHERGKVFGLFGAVVGLGAVSGPLLGALLTEFDLFGLGWRPIFLINLPVGIAGMVLGAKFITESKAPRAVRLDLPGVALITLAMLMLIYPLTRGHELGWPLWGHLSMVGSLFVFGVLVAYQRQKALSDGSPLIELSLFRVKSFAAGIAVQLTFGVGLGIFFLVWTMYMQLGLGWSVLRAGTTGIPFSVAVSVAAGISVQKLVPRFGRKVLQAGALLMIAGLLIYLWESERYGQGITSLQMAVPLVVMGVGMGLIVAPLTDAVLSEVPKEHAGSASGLINTVQQMGTALGLGLVSVVFFGAIGDRLAPDEVGPAFVDAFQQSLWWVTGVLSVIFLVMFALPARPRAHVEDEAHEEGGAHAEGGANVGGGANVGGGANVGGGANVGGGAR
- a CDS encoding DUF6227 family protein — its product is MSDPYETTEHHLDRLLRCALNSFDLPDSTVDRLGTALAHSSSLHSSHHSSVLHRETYRHTYLLADGSALTLWELVHSGGRDVRIPRRHELYDDEGDARIAASRLAGSFSDSPAFGDEGVQEGQGDLEMLTVLMSAPPAPLPRTYAPDNSADHARRVLRRAENADRPGERKTRLLRSAFAHHITQIFGRQCRVDGRPAGFTLYEHAFLLLDGSETSLWEVEHTATPDGRHMCEVYENEQTARAAMESRTRIC
- a CDS encoding P1 family peptidase, with translation MIPVNPEDDAEGPGAGAAEHSIPLDALTDVAGIRVGHAEVTGAGALSGTTVVLAPEGGAVAAVDVRGGGPGTRETDALDPRNLVQRVDAVVLTGGSAYGLDAASGVVAWLEEQGRGVRVGTGPTQVVPVVPAAALFDLGRGGDWRARPDASTGRAAVEAAAATGVGAPVAQGGVGAGTGAVAGQLKGGVGTASTRLASGVTVAALVAVNAAGSVVDPRTGVLFGEYGAGEPPAHPSAEVHAAAGRRLAREREATEAAGGGAPPFNTTIAVVATDADLTRAQAQKLAGTAHDGLARAVRPVHLLTDGDTVFTLATGRVRVPQEGPAAVNEILAAGADVLARAIVKAVRAARSTEGPGGRLLSYTELYGG
- a CDS encoding MFS transporter, with amino-acid sequence MTEPSEATAAAEPDVSGPSATSSSATGPRSVTTRATLVGVVVSALLILAIVLGSRMLRNFDSALLPYAVATVFLAFGVAYRYTVWISAPGARRLFKQGWRSLFSLDNFRGAPTALPKMIATYLGFQKFLGARSHARWAAHQLIFWGCILAALITFPLTWGWFTFTSGSGSGPGYEMRIWGFKILGFDSLNVLGWLMFHGLDIAAVLVIPGASYFLWRRMKDRGAATGQRFAYDLVPLIALIVISVTGLLLTFSSIFLHGGGYQFLAILHMASVVFTLIYIPFGKFFHIVQRPAAVGMQLFKYTGRKDDEVFACRRCEEPIDTGPYVENLRGTMRDLRLDFDSWAEYCPRCKRVLRGSAYLSHVKKGFK